One genomic region from Gossypium hirsutum isolate 1008001.06 chromosome D13, Gossypium_hirsutum_v2.1, whole genome shotgun sequence encodes:
- the LOC107918851 gene encoding pentatricopeptide repeat-containing protein At2g37320 codes for MNILFFKSIIRRNSWFTLKSVVFFLSQSSPFSSYKLKLNPPSNKLNRALRIKDIFISSKSTHFTSRQNHLRLIQDFLETDSDQFTAQNCFNNLGFSDSSTENLPVFFNDILEPSCTNKENSKFNPIVLSNALSSCASKHNLCGGIQYHCLAIKTGVFSNVYVGSSLVAFYGKSGELEKAYKAFEEMPVKNVVSWTTIIAGFAQGWQIDMCLELYNMMKNSTLKPNDFTLTSLLSACTGSGALGQGRSAHCQVIQMGFDSYIYICNALISMYCKCGSVEDAIFLFEKMAGNTDIVSWNSMIAGYAQHGFAMEVVELYGKMKDEKIKLDAITFLGVLSSCRHAGLVEQGCACFDSMIIHGVKPAEDHYSCVVDLLGRAGLLQEALDFILKMPIRPNAVVWGSLLSSCRLHGNIWIGIKAAESRLLLEPECAATHVQLASLYASAKWWDEAARVRKVMKDRGLKTNPGYSWIEIKNELYRFRAEDKSNTNAKGILGVLSCLVDHMKMLGYVPEMPEEDIDDTFF; via the coding sequence ATGAATATACTTTTCTTCAAATCAATTATCCGAAGGAACTCTTGGTTCACTTTGAAGTCTGTcgtcttctttctttctcaatcCAGTCCATTCTCTTCTTACAAACTAAAACTGAATCCTCCAAGCAACAAACTAAACAGAGCATTGAGAATCAAGGACATTTTTATATCCTCGAAATCAACCCATTTCACTTCCCGCCAAAACCATCTTCGTCTCATCCAAGATTTTTTAGAAACTGACTCAGATCAATTTACTGCCCAAAATTGCTTCAACAATTTGGGTTTTTCAGATTCCTCAACAGAAAATCTCCCAGTTTTCTTCAATGATATTCTAGAGCCTTCTTGTACAAATAAAGAGAATTCCAAATTTAATCCAATTGTGTTGTCAAATGCTTTAAGTTCGTGCGCGTCAAAACATAACCTTTGCGGTGGAATTCAGTATCATTGCTTAGCAATAAAAACTGGGGTTTTCAGCAACGTTTACGTAGGAAGTTCTTTGGTTGCTTTCTATGGAAAATCCGGGGAGTTGGAGAAGGCTTATAAGGCGTTCGAAGAAATGCCCGTGAAAAATGTAGTTTCATGGACTACAATTATTGCTGGATTCGCACAAGGATGGCAAATTGATATGTGCTTGGAGCTATATAATATGATGAAGAATTCGACTTTAAAACCAAATGATTTCACGTTGACAAGTCTTTTGAGTGCTTGTACGGGTAGTGGAGCTCTGGGGCAAGGGAGAAGTGCTCATTGTCAAGTCATTCAAATGGGTTTTGATTCCTATATTTATATTTGCAATGCTCTTATTTCTATGTATTGTAAATGTGGGAGTGTTGAAGATGCAATATTTTTATTCGAGAAGATGGCTGGTAATACAGATATTGTGTCTTGGAATTCAATGATCGCAGGGTATGCTCAACATGGTTTTGCAATGGAAGTTGTTGAACTTTATGGAAAGATGAAAGATGAGAAAATAAAGCTGGATGCTATCACATTTCTTGGAGTGCTCTCTTCTTGCCGTCATGCCGGTCTTGTCGAACAAGGGTGTGCTTGTTTTGATTCAATGATTATACACGGTGTCAAGCCCGCAGAGGATCATTATTCATGTGTTGTGGATCTTCTCGGCCGAGCTGGATTATTACAAGAGGCTCTAGATTTTATTCTAAAGATGCCTATTCGTCCCAATGCTGTTGTATGGGGTTCTTTGCTTTCATCTTGCAGGCTTCATGGGAACATTTGGATTGGGATAAAGGCCGCCGAGAGCAGGCTATTATTAGAACCCGAGTGTGCAGCAACCCATGTTCAGTTGGCAAGTTTATATGCTAGCGCAAAGTGGTGGGATGAGGCGGCTAGAGTGCGTAAAGTGATGAAAGATAGGGGACTCAAAACGAATCCCGGGTATAGCTGGATTGAAATTAAGAATGAACTTTATAGGTTTAGAGCAGAAGATAAATCGAATACTAATGCGAAGGGGATTCTTGGTGTTTTGAGTTGCTTGGTAGACCATATGAAAATGTTAGGTTACGTGCCAGAAATGCCCGAGGAAGATATTGATGATACTTTCTTTTGA